ACAGGTGTCGCAAACCGACCCGAAGGCAGTCCCCACGCGGGGGACTGCCACGGTTCTGAATCGGTTCTCTCTTTCGCTGGCGGGTTTGCAAGGTAGATCTTCGTTGGACAACGCGGCGGTCTTGTTCGCTCGCACGAGGCGACGTTGCATCAGGCGAGCCAATGGCCGCAGCGGGTCCATTCGAAGCCGTCGATGCCTCCGCTCAAAAAGCCCAGCGATACCTATGATCCGCGCACTTGATTTTCACAAAGCCTACGATGACACCATCGCGGTGGCAGGTCTCTCCTTTGAAGTCTTGCCCGGCCAAGTCCTTGGACTCGTCGGGCCCAACGGCGCCGGGAAGACGACGACGCTGCGAGCGTTGAGCGGACTGATACCGGCGACCCGCGGACGATTGGAAGTCGCTGGACTGGATGTCGAACAGCATCCGATCGCGGTCAAGCAGCAGACGGCGTATGTCCCCGACGATCCACAATTGTTCGACGACCTGACCGTCGGCCAACACATGGACTTCTTCGCATCGGTCTACCGCGTCGCCGATGCCGAAACCAAAACACAAGGTTTGTTACAGACCTTCGATTTGATCGAGAAGGTCGACCAGCGAGCGAGCGCCCTCAGCCGCGGGATGCGACAAAAACTTGCCGTCTGTTGCGCGTACCTCTATTCGCCAGCAGCGATTCTGTTGGATGAACCGATGACGGGGTTGGACCCGCCGGGGATTCGCAATCTGTTGGAATCGGTTCGCCAGCGAGCGGCCGATGGTGCAGCGATCATGATCAGTTCGCATCTGTTGGCGATGATCGAATCGGTCTGCACCGATGTGCTGGTGTTGGAACGGGGCCGCGCCAAGTTCTGTGGATCGATCGATGCGTTTAAAGCTCGCTTCGAATCGGCCGGAACGCCGGCGTCGTTGGAACAAGCGTTCTTCGCCGCGACGGCTTGCGAGCTGCCGGTGGGAGCAAGCGGATGAACGCGTTGACCTTAGAAGCTTGCTTCCCGCGCAGTCTGCGACAGTTGCTGCAGATGCGAACGGTTGCCAAATTGAACCGCTTGAAACGCCGGATCCTTGCGCCCCGGCGAATCCTGTTGACAGTGCTGGCTGTTCTGTTGGGAACGCTGTGGGCCGGGCAGGCGTTGTTGGGAATCTTGATGCGCCCCGCCGCCGATCCCCAGCGATTGCAGTTATGGATCACCAGTGGCTTGGTCCTGTATGCCTATTGGCATCTGTTGCGCGCGGTTTGGAGCAGCGAGTTGGCCGGGATCGTGTGGTCGCGTCCCGAGCGCGAACTGCTCTTGACCGCTCCGCTGTCGCCAACGCAATTGATCGGCTACCGCTTGGCCGGCGGCATCGGACCCTCCGTCCTCAAAGCGACGCTGCTGACCGTCGTGTTGCTGCCCGATTCCTCGCGGATCGAACTGACATTTCTGGGGCTGTTGATGGCTCTGGGAATCCTGGAACTGACGCGGATGATCATCGAGATCGGATGTTCGGGATTGTCCAAGGGAGCGTTGTTCCGGTTTCGCATCGGCGTCACCTCCGTTGCCGTCGCGATCGCTGCGACGGTTGGCGTTAGCGTCTGGTCGAACTGGGATCCCGATTTCGGCATGCCAGCGGTCCAGTTGCCCAACCTGATGCTCGGCGGCCTGGTCGACCTCAGCCAAGGGCCCGTTGCTCGGGCGATCGGTTATCCGCTGCGCTACCTCGCCGACATCGCGATCGCCAGTCGCTGGAACCTGACGGTTCTGGTGGGGATCTCGGTCGGGCTGTTAGAAATCGCCGGTTTGGCTGCGATTGTCATCTGGCTGCAGCGGACGATGACCGCAGCCCAATTGCGTCAGCATCGCGAGAGTTATGCGGAGATCCAGTCGAAGCAACCTGTTGAAGTCCCGCAAGCAGAACAACACATCGAAGCGTTTGTTAGACGCCGGCGTCTGCCAGCGTGCGCGTCGTTGGGCGGGACCGGAGCCTTGGCGGCGCGGCATGCCGTCACCATGCGTGGCTATTGGTTAACAGTTTTGGCGACCTTGTTTGTTCCGGCTGCTTTTTCGACGTTCCCGATTTGGGTGCTTCCCGCCGATCAACCGGTTCTATTGCACGTGGTCGGATCGCTGATCTTTTACACGCTGCTGTTGGGCCCGCCGGCATTGAAGATCGATTTCCGCCGCGACCTCGACCGGATCCTATCGCTGCGACAGTTGCCGATCTCCGAATTTCGAATCACGATCGGTCAGCTGGCGTTGCCGATCGCCGCTTGTCTGGCGTTTCAGTTGGTTGTGCTGGCGGTGACCGCGGTCACGCGAACTCCCGAGCCGACCAAGCTGATGCTGTCGATGCTAGTCCTGATCCCGGCGACTGTTTTTATCTTCGCCTTGGAGAATGCGATCTTCCTGGCCTTCCCGCAGCGGATTGGTCAGGAGGGGATCGAGGTGCTGATCCGCACGACGCTCGTCTTCACGTTGAAAGGCGTGCTGTTCGTCTTGGGCGTCGCGGTGCTGTTGGCTTGGACGATGGGGATCCGCCAATTTGTCGGCGAGGACTACCAATCGATCGTCTATCGAGTCGGAGGGCTGGCGATTTTGTGGGCCAGCGCCGCCGCGTCGGTTTGGATCACCGCGATTGCGCTTCGCCGGTTCGATCTGTCGGTCGACACACCCGCGGCGTAAGCCTCGCCGGGCGTCGACGTCTTGCTGCCGCCAGCGTTGCTATTTCGCTGGGGCTTCCGCTTTGGCGACGAT
Above is a genomic segment from Rosistilla ulvae containing:
- a CDS encoding ABC transporter ATP-binding protein — encoded protein: MIRALDFHKAYDDTIAVAGLSFEVLPGQVLGLVGPNGAGKTTTLRALSGLIPATRGRLEVAGLDVEQHPIAVKQQTAYVPDDPQLFDDLTVGQHMDFFASVYRVADAETKTQGLLQTFDLIEKVDQRASALSRGMRQKLAVCCAYLYSPAAILLDEPMTGLDPPGIRNLLESVRQRAADGAAIMISSHLLAMIESVCTDVLVLERGRAKFCGSIDAFKARFESAGTPASLEQAFFAATACELPVGASG